The following proteins are co-located in the Haloplanus sp. HW8-1 genome:
- a CDS encoding thiolase domain-containing protein: protein MTGVRVAGVGLTQFGRYPERTGRDLFAEAALAAREESGIPGDDIEEINYGNFMGALAERQGHQAPLMAEMVGVDCPATRYEEACASAGVAVREAVRSVRSGENDVVLAGGCERMTNLSTAAVTEGLATAADELYEIRAGITFPGAYALMARAYFERFGGDREDLAHVAVKNHDNALPNEYAQFHRAITVDEVLDAPMVSDPVGLLDACPVTDGASALLLVSDEYAKAHGLDAPVSITGTGQGGDNLALQDREDLAVTPATERAASEAYEDAGRDPGDVDVVEVHDCFTIAEVLALEGLGFYDAGEAVGAARRGETTAEGERSVNLSGGLKAKGHPVGATGGSQIAEMTRLLRGDHPNSDHVADATVGLTHNAGGTVASAVVHVLEVDR from the coding sequence ATGACGGGCGTTCGAGTCGCCGGCGTCGGATTGACGCAGTTCGGGCGATACCCTGAGCGCACCGGACGCGATCTGTTCGCGGAGGCGGCGCTCGCGGCCCGCGAGGAGTCCGGAATCCCCGGCGACGACATCGAGGAGATCAACTACGGCAACTTCATGGGCGCCCTCGCCGAGCGGCAGGGACATCAAGCGCCGCTCATGGCCGAGATGGTCGGCGTCGACTGTCCGGCCACCCGGTACGAGGAGGCGTGTGCGTCCGCCGGCGTCGCAGTGCGCGAGGCCGTCCGGAGCGTCCGCTCCGGCGAGAACGACGTGGTGCTCGCCGGCGGCTGTGAGCGCATGACGAACCTTTCGACGGCGGCCGTCACCGAAGGACTGGCGACCGCCGCCGACGAACTCTACGAGATTCGGGCGGGGATCACCTTTCCCGGCGCGTACGCCCTCATGGCGCGGGCGTACTTCGAACGGTTCGGTGGCGACAGGGAGGACCTCGCTCACGTCGCGGTGAAGAACCACGACAACGCGCTCCCCAACGAGTACGCCCAGTTCCACCGTGCGATCACGGTCGACGAAGTGCTCGACGCACCGATGGTGTCCGATCCCGTCGGCCTGCTCGACGCCTGTCCGGTGACCGATGGCGCGAGCGCACTACTTCTCGTCAGCGACGAGTACGCGAAAGCGCACGGGCTCGACGCCCCCGTATCGATCACGGGAACAGGTCAGGGTGGTGACAATCTCGCCCTCCAGGATCGCGAGGACCTCGCGGTCACGCCGGCGACCGAGCGGGCGGCGAGCGAGGCCTACGAAGACGCCGGCCGCGACCCCGGGGACGTGGACGTCGTCGAGGTCCACGATTGTTTCACCATCGCCGAGGTGTTGGCTCTGGAGGGTCTCGGCTTCTACGACGCGGGCGAGGCCGTCGGCGCCGCCCGCCGGGGGGAGACGACCGCCGAGGGCGAGCGGTCGGTGAACCTCTCGGGCGGCCTGAAGGCCAAGGGCCACCCCGTCGGTGCCACCGGCGGCAGTCAGATCGCCGAGATGACTCGTCTCCTCCGCGGCGATCATCCGAATAGCGACCACGTCGCGGACGCGACGGTGGGGCTGACCCACAACGCGGGGGGGACGGTGGCCTCCGCCGTCGTCCACGTACTGGAGGTGGACCGATGA
- a CDS encoding Zn-ribbon domain-containing OB-fold protein, with protein MTDAGHDEWLDAVGDGDGYYLRCPAGHGSLPPRRVCPHCGSPDLDRRELPATGTVKTFTVCYVGGPDFEDEEPYATAIADFGDVRLTGVVRGVDPEDVSVGQVVEPAVGTNCTTGDHLLVLRSR; from the coding sequence ATGACTGACGCGGGTCACGACGAGTGGCTGGACGCCGTCGGCGACGGCGACGGCTACTACCTCCGCTGTCCGGCGGGTCACGGCTCGCTCCCGCCGCGGCGGGTGTGTCCCCACTGTGGATCGCCGGATCTCGACCGCCGGGAGCTACCGGCGACGGGGACCGTCAAGACGTTCACCGTGTGTTACGTCGGCGGTCCGGACTTCGAGGACGAGGAGCCGTACGCCACGGCCATCGCCGACTTCGGCGACGTGCGCCTCACGGGCGTCGTCCGCGGCGTCGATCCCGAGGACGTGAGCGTCGGGCAGGTCGTCGAACCGGCGGTCGGCACCAACTGTACGACGGGCGACCATCTGCTGGTGTTGCGGTCGCGGTAG